In Nocardia asteroides, the following proteins share a genomic window:
- the glgB gene encoding 1,4-alpha-glucan branching protein GlgB, protein MKRRDLMLLAAGTHPDPHTVLGAHPQHDGTAVRVLRPHAETVAVLVGDTEHPLKSLGHGVFAAVLPYPEIDDYRVRTAYPGGQTVVTADGYRFLPTVGEFDLHLIGEGRHTRLWEVLGAHPRRYTTLDGDVEGTSFAVWAPNARGVTVFGDFDHWSGTSAPMRALGTSGVWEVFVPGVGPGTRYKYRVHGADGRVVDHADPLAFATEVPPATASVVSRADHVWSDSAWLDRRAQTDAARAPLSVYEVHLGSWRPGLGYRELAVQLAEYVRATGFTHVELLPVAEHPFGGSWGYQVTSYYAPTSRFGTPDDFRWFVDHLHDAGIGVLLDWVPAHFPRDEWALARFDGTPLYEHPDPRRGEQLDWGTYVFDFGRNEVRNFLVANAAFWIEEFHIDGLRVDAVASMLYLDYSRPEGGWEPNVYGGRENLEAVDFLQDLNDTVHRAYPGVLTIAEESTTWPGVTRGTDVGGLGFSMKWNMGWMHDTLGYLGRDPIHRSWHHNEMTFSLVYAWSESYVLPISHDEVVHGKGTLWTRMPGDDFAKASGVRALLAYMWAHPGKQLLFMGQEFGQFREWDNDRGLDWHELENPLHQGISTMVADLNRAYVAHPALWTQDTTPGGHSWIEADDSAANVFAFLRWGSDGSAVACVFNFSGATRQDYRIGLPHTGSWREVLNTDAQEYGGSGIGNLGVVQAEDTPWHGRPASATLTMAANSAVWLAAER, encoded by the coding sequence ATGAAGCGGCGCGATCTGATGCTGCTGGCGGCGGGCACCCATCCCGATCCGCACACCGTGCTCGGCGCGCACCCCCAGCACGACGGCACCGCGGTCCGGGTACTGCGCCCGCACGCCGAGACGGTCGCCGTGCTGGTCGGCGACACCGAGCATCCGCTGAAGTCGCTGGGGCACGGCGTGTTCGCCGCGGTGCTGCCATATCCGGAGATCGACGACTACCGCGTCCGCACCGCCTACCCCGGCGGCCAGACGGTGGTCACCGCCGACGGCTACCGCTTCCTGCCCACGGTCGGCGAATTCGACCTGCACCTCATCGGCGAGGGCCGCCACACCCGGCTGTGGGAGGTCCTGGGCGCGCACCCGCGCCGCTACACCACCCTCGACGGCGATGTCGAGGGCACCTCGTTCGCGGTGTGGGCGCCGAATGCCCGCGGCGTCACCGTGTTCGGCGACTTCGACCACTGGAGCGGCACGTCGGCGCCGATGCGCGCGCTCGGCACCTCGGGGGTGTGGGAGGTGTTCGTGCCCGGTGTGGGACCGGGGACGCGCTACAAGTACCGGGTGCACGGCGCCGACGGCCGCGTCGTCGATCACGCCGACCCGCTGGCCTTCGCGACCGAGGTACCGCCCGCCACCGCGTCGGTGGTCAGCCGCGCCGATCATGTGTGGTCCGACAGCGCGTGGCTGGACCGGCGCGCGCAGACCGACGCCGCCCGTGCCCCGCTGAGTGTCTACGAGGTGCATCTGGGCTCCTGGCGGCCCGGCCTCGGCTATCGCGAACTGGCCGTCCAGCTGGCCGAATACGTGCGCGCGACCGGATTCACCCACGTCGAACTGCTGCCGGTGGCCGAGCATCCGTTCGGCGGGTCCTGGGGTTACCAGGTCACCTCCTACTACGCGCCGACCTCCCGCTTCGGCACCCCCGACGACTTCCGCTGGTTCGTCGACCACCTGCACGACGCGGGCATCGGCGTGCTGCTGGACTGGGTGCCCGCGCATTTCCCGCGCGACGAATGGGCACTGGCCCGCTTCGACGGCACCCCGCTCTACGAGCACCCCGACCCCCGGCGCGGTGAGCAACTCGACTGGGGCACCTACGTGTTCGACTTCGGCCGCAACGAGGTCCGCAACTTCCTGGTGGCCAACGCCGCGTTCTGGATCGAGGAGTTCCACATCGACGGGCTGCGCGTGGACGCGGTGGCCTCCATGCTCTACCTGGACTACTCCCGCCCCGAGGGCGGCTGGGAACCGAATGTGTACGGCGGCAGGGAGAACCTGGAAGCCGTCGACTTCCTGCAGGACCTCAACGACACCGTGCACCGCGCCTATCCCGGCGTGCTCACCATCGCCGAGGAGTCCACCACCTGGCCCGGCGTCACCCGCGGCACCGACGTCGGCGGCCTCGGCTTCAGCATGAAGTGGAACATGGGCTGGATGCACGACACCCTCGGCTACCTGGGCCGGGACCCGATCCACCGGTCCTGGCACCACAACGAGATGACGTTCTCGCTGGTCTACGCCTGGAGCGAGAGCTATGTGCTGCCGATCAGCCACGACGAGGTGGTGCACGGCAAGGGCACGCTGTGGACCCGGATGCCCGGCGACGACTTCGCCAAGGCGAGCGGCGTGCGCGCGCTGCTGGCCTACATGTGGGCCCACCCCGGCAAGCAACTGCTGTTCATGGGCCAGGAGTTCGGCCAATTCCGCGAATGGGACAACGACCGCGGCCTGGACTGGCACGAACTGGAAAACCCACTGCACCAGGGCATCTCGACGATGGTCGCCGACCTCAACCGCGCCTACGTCGCGCACCCGGCGCTGTGGACCCAGGACACCACCCCCGGCGGGCACTCCTGGATCGAGGCCGACGACAGCGCGGCCAACGTCTTCGCCTTCCTGCGCTGGGGTTCCGACGGCAGCGCGGTGGCCTGCGTCTTCAACTTCTCCGGCGCGACCAGGCAGGACTACC